A region from the uncultured Draconibacterium sp. genome encodes:
- a CDS encoding polyphosphate polymerase domain-containing protein, with protein sequence MRKFDPVSLDEINEVKLMNRIDRKYWFHIELLKELLEKVQDYYEVLEINNEHLMEYRSSYFDTPDNAMYMHHHNRKLNRYKVRQRKYLVSGHSFFEIKFKTNKKRTIKERIPSEINGAEIATSENNFLQNNSPYGDTEMIPSLQNRFYRITLIHKHRKDRCTIDIAPEFWNTKGEKKLDNLVIFELKRGKSLKGSPMVGILRQLKIRQRGLSKYCTGRALLDNTLKQNAFKPRLRFLEKIK encoded by the coding sequence TTGAGAAAATTTGATCCGGTTTCGCTTGATGAGATCAATGAGGTTAAACTTATGAATCGAATCGACCGAAAATACTGGTTTCACATTGAATTGCTGAAAGAATTGTTGGAAAAAGTTCAGGACTATTACGAGGTACTAGAAATAAACAATGAGCATTTAATGGAGTATCGGTCTTCTTATTTTGATACACCCGACAATGCCATGTATATGCATCATCACAACCGCAAATTAAATCGTTACAAAGTGCGGCAGCGAAAATACCTTGTTTCAGGCCATTCCTTTTTCGAAATTAAATTTAAAACCAATAAAAAAAGAACCATAAAAGAGCGCATTCCTTCCGAAATAAATGGTGCAGAAATTGCCACGTCTGAAAATAATTTTCTGCAAAATAATTCGCCGTACGGAGATACTGAAATGATACCAAGCCTGCAAAACCGTTTTTACCGAATTACCCTAATTCATAAACATCGAAAAGACAGGTGTACCATTGATATTGCCCCCGAATTCTGGAACACTAAGGGAGAAAAAAAATTAGACAACCTTGTAATTTTTGAGTTAAAAAGAGGCAAAAGTCTGAAAGGGTCGCCAATGGTTGGGATTTTACGGCAGCTAAAAATACGTCAACGCGGGCTGTCTAAATATTGCACCGGACGAGCCTTGCTTGATAATACCTTAAAACAAAATGCCTTTAAACCGAGGCTTCGATTTTTAGAAAAAATAAAATAA
- a CDS encoding DUF4956 domain-containing protein: MDSFDILGTQDFSMGFLISLVIRFIFNLVVTAFVVMLYARISRKKEFYFSYFAISAAVFLLVYLLENVKLELGFALGLFAIFGIIRYRTNAIPPKEMTYLFVIIAVSVINALSKSYLGYFELGMVNVLLLATLWILEKALMLRQVDSLLVVYENIENLHQEREDEMIKDLEQRTGIKIKRYQIEKVDFLRDVAQITIFFDVKEQNSKREFKL, encoded by the coding sequence ATGGATAGTTTTGATATATTAGGAACACAGGATTTTTCAATGGGATTTTTAATATCTCTGGTAATCCGCTTTATTTTTAACCTTGTTGTTACCGCTTTTGTGGTAATGTTGTATGCTCGCATTAGCCGTAAGAAAGAATTCTATTTCAGCTATTTTGCCATAAGCGCAGCGGTATTTTTACTGGTTTATTTACTCGAAAATGTAAAACTCGAACTTGGTTTCGCTCTGGGCTTATTTGCCATATTCGGGATTATCAGGTACCGAACCAATGCTATACCACCAAAAGAAATGACTTACCTGTTCGTAATAATTGCCGTATCGGTAATTAATGCTTTATCCAAATCATATTTGGGTTACTTTGAGTTGGGCATGGTTAATGTGCTGCTACTTGCCACTTTATGGATACTTGAAAAAGCTTTGATGCTACGACAGGTTGATTCCTTGTTGGTGGTATACGAGAACATTGAAAATTTGCATCAGGAGAGGGAAGATGAAATGATAAAAGATCTGGAACAACGTACGGGGATAAAAATAAAACGGTACCAGATTGAGAAAGTTGATTTTTTGCGTGATGTGGCTCAGATAACTATCTTTTTCGATGTAAAAGAACAAAACTCTAAACGTGAATTTAAACTATGA